Below is a genomic region from Echinicola rosea.
CTTACCATCAAAATGGTCAGAAATCTTTCCAGCTACTTAAACTTACCAGTTGAGGTACTGGTCCAGCAGTACGAACTGGATGGCAAGTAAGAAAAAATGAGTGTTTAAATTCCATGGAAAAGTTAGTCTGAAATTCGTACACCTCGTACGGCTCGTACCCCTCGTACCGTACGAATTTTACGAGGTGGAAATGATATCCAAAAACATACAAATGAATTCAATTCCAAATCAAAGGTTCGTTTTCTGAAATTTGTCCTTCTGAAAAAAGGTATATTTTCTGCTTTTTACATCAAAAAGAAAAAAGTTCATTCAAAAATTCGAATTGAAAAATGGGATTATCTGGCAATTAGAGCCGCTTTTGAATAATGAGATTCAAATAAATTCAGCGCTATAAAACCAAAATGAACCTGTCCCCCTATTTGTCCCCCTTTTTTCATAACACACTGTTTACCAGTATTTTTGAATAGCCCTGTTCCCGATACTAAACAATTAGTTGATCATTCATGGTCAACTTTTTGTGTTTTATATGGTTTGTGGTGCAGTTTATAAACCTCATTTGATTCAAATCAATTCCAATTGGTTCCAAATGACTCAAATTTGTCCCCCTTTTAGAACTGTATTGTCACTCAATTTTTATAGGTAAAGGTGATGTGCGAGCGCTTTGTAGGTTGTAAAAGTCAAAGAGATCGTATCGAAATCATTCAAATGGATTTGGATTTACTGAAATGAAGTCTCTAGATATTTAAAAGACCACAGTGGTTTCTGGTTATTTTCATGTAGTTGAAAGCCAGCATCACATCGAGAAAACAACATCCAAGTTATAAATAGATGCTTCTAGACCTTCTTCTTTTTGAACTAGGTTGAATTCCTGCCAAGTTGATTCTTTATCAAGTTCACCTTCTTCATATTGGTTCTTTATATGCTATCAAATTGTACGTCCTGCATTACCGAACAGCTCATAAGGTTTATTTTTCCGTCAGGAGGGTAAGATACACAAGCTCCTTAGGACTTTGTATATCGCATCAATAAAGCTGAAAAACTCACTTTAATGTCACATATTATAACGATATTTGTGACAACATCAACAGATAGTTAGTCACAAATATACTTTATTTTTGTGACTAACAACTATGCATGGTTCTATGGAAAGCGTTCAAAAACAAATAGAAAGGTATATTAAACAGAAACCATTGGGGTCAATATTTTTTCCTGATGATTTTTCGGCTTTCGGATCCTCTGATGCGGTAAGAAAGGCATTGGAGCGATTAGTAGATAAAGAGGTTGTTTTCCGAATAGCACAGGGAATTTATACCCGACCCAAGAAAAGTAAGTTGATCGGTGAAGTAATGCCATCGGCTGAGGAAGTTGCCAAAGCGATCATAAAGCGGGACAAGGTGAGAGCGGTCCCAACTGGCTCCTATGCATTAAATGCATTGGGACTGAGTACACAGATACCTATGAGGATAGTTTTATTGACAGATGGCTCTCCAAGAGAAATAAAAATTGGAAAGCGAACCATTAAGTTTAAAAAGACCACTCCGAAAAACCTTTTGGCCAAGGGGAAAATCAGCCGCTTGGTCATACAAGCTTTAAAAGAAATTGGAAACGGTCAAGTCACAGAAAGTGAAGAAGCAAAAATAATAAAGCTACTCAAGGAGGAAGACCAAAAGGATTTGATTTACGATATTGGGCTTGCACCCGTTTGGATTCAAAAAATCATGAAAAAAGCTTTATAAAATGCAGGAAGGCAATTTTTACACACTTGAGCCATCAGAAAGAATACTCATCTTTCAGGACATTAGTAATAGGACTGGGATGCCAGCATTCGCAGTTGAGAAGGACTGGTGGGTGACCCAGGCCTTATCGATCATATTTGAAATGGAGGTTGGCCAAAGCCTTGTTTTCAAAGGGGGAACATCACTCAGTAAAGCATGGAAGCTGATCCAGCGATTTTCGGAAGATGTTGATTTAGCTATAGACCGCACTTTCCTGGGTTTCGAGGGAGATCTGTCCAAAAACCAAAGAACTAAGCTTAGGAAACAAGCTGGCATATATACAACTGGACCATTCTGTAAAGAACTGGAAGCAAGGTTTATCGCAAAAGGATTTCAAAATGTCAGCTTTGAAGTGATTCCTGCCGAGGATAGCGACCAAGACCCCAGAATTATTCTTATTCACTATCCAAATCTTTTCGATACGCCAGATTACCTTTTGCCTAGAGTTCAAATAGAGGTCGGTTGTCGATCTTTACGAGAGCCATACACCATTCAAAGGTTTGGATCACTTGTCGATGAACTATATGAGGGCAAAGAGTTTACCGTACCATTGATAAAAGTACCTACAGTAAATCCCGAAAGAACTTTCCTGGAAAAGCTGTTCTTGCTACATGAGGAATTTCATAGGCCTATTGGGAAAATGCGGGTGGATCGCTTAAGCCGGCATCTGTACGATGTACATCAATTGGCAAATTCTGAAGTGGCCGAGAGAGCGATACAGGACAAAGCACTCTATGAAACTATTGTGAACCATAGATATACTTTTTCAAAAGTGGGCGGGATAGACTATAATCGTCACAAGCCAAAGGCACTTGATCCAATGCCCATACCTGGTTTGATAGAACCATGGAAAGCGGATTATCAAAAAATGCGTGAGCAAATGATTTATGAGGAAAATCCACCAACCTTTGATGAACTGCTTGGGAATCTTATTAAGCTGAAAGCTAGGCTCTCAAAACTTGATTGGGAGTTTTCACTGGAGTTTCCTGAAAAATAAATGAGGCAAAAAATAAAAGTGCTAAAAAGCCCGAAAAAAGGATTGCTATTAGGATTACTCTCCCCTTCAAAATTATAAAGGTCCCTTTCTGCAGTCATGGAACCATTCCCTGTTCGGATGAGGCGCCATGGTTCGAAAGCCAGGCTTGATACCCACCAACCGTTCAGGCTCATTACGCGATTACATTATATTTCAAATTACTGCACTATAACGTACCAATCAATATAATTTAACTTTTTTTAAAAACCGTTAGTCAGGACCATAAGAAGGGTGCAACGAATAAGAATACTTTTTAACTCAAAATAAGCAGCGATTAGGTTTTGTTTGCACCTGCTATTGTATGTAGCAATTATGCATAAGCATTCCATAGATTGGAAAATCTAGATGGTAGTTCGATTTAACACGACACAGCTACCGACGGAAAGAAGCAAAAGTTATTCTGGGAGTGTTATCTCAACTCTGTCCTTTCCCTTCCCGGGGGCTAGCCCCCGGGAAGGGAAAATTTTTCACTAAATAATTAGGTTTCCGTATTGATGTCCAACCGGAGGCTTATTGAGCTATATTTTAAATACTTGCAGGAGGATTGGTGGTATTTGGTGCCCGTCTTGGTCACATAAACCGTCTGACCATATGCCTGGGCAAATGCAAAAAATAAAGCTAGGTAGAGTAGGAGAAGGTGTTTTTTCATCATTATCAAATGGAAGAAATTTTATATTGATACAAACCATCCAAGATATAAATCAAAAAACAAGTAAAAAATACCCCACATGGGGTATTTTTTAGGTTAATTAATTCTGGTATAATTGGGGTTTGGAAAAACATAAAGTTGGTATTTAATCTAATGAAAATAAATGTTATTAGAAAAACCCCATCTATAGTATGGATTTGGTTAGTTACTTTGATTTTTTTCAAATGTACTTTTCGTCCTCACGATGAGTACATCTCATCCATTAAGCCACCAGAACCAATCATGGTAAGCTTCATAGTGAATGATCCAGGGTTTAAAGATCCCTATTACCTTCTACAGCCGACCAGACTTCACTTCCGATTGAAAGAGTTAGACCATAAAATTATTTCTAGCGAAATTAAACTTGATGGTTCATTGATAAATTCTACCATTTACAAAAATAGTATTGATTTTATATTGAATTCAGAATCGATGGAAATTGGAGAGCATAGAATAGATATGGTTCTTCATGTGGACACTGAATCAGGAAGTTTGGCTAATGTGGCAGGTGCTGAATTTTATGTCATAAAACAATCATTTAAGGTTATTATTGACCCGACTCCACCTGAATTTGATTCATATCGAGGAGGTTTTGAAAACGGTTACTTAACTTATAGATGGAATGGTCCAGATTCCCAAAGCAATTTTATCTATGAAATCCTCCGTCACGGTTTACGAGATACTTTAATTTACGATCCCCAAGCAAACCATTTTATAGACTACGGATATGTAGGTGGAGCCCAAAGCAATATGATAAGAGCCAAAGGGTTTGACTTCAAGGAAGTTATTGGAAGCGATGAGGTGTATCAAATACCTGCTGATTTTAAACTCACAAAAGATGCGGAAGGAATGGTTCGGCTTGTTTGGTCCAATAGTGTTATAAATACAGAAAAAGTACAGATGTCCATTATGGAATATTCGCTCTTTGATAGTCCAAAGCCATACCCCTATTCATCAAGTGGAGAAATCCTAATCGGCAAACCAGGTTTTATGCAGGAACTTCATGTAATAATTAGCTTATACAGAACCGGTTATCTATCTCAAAAGGCTAGCATTTCGGTGGATTTAAAGCCAACTCCAAACCTTAAACCATTTATTGCTTATGCGATGCTGAAGGAGAGAAACAAACTATTGATTACAAGTAATGAAACTATGTACCGATATGATCTCGAGGGTTTTGTGCTTGAGGACAGTCTTTCTTTAAATGACCAAGGTTTGAACAAGAATCTTTCATTAACCGTATCTCCTGATGAATCAAAGGTTTTTATAAGCGATGATTATGGTCATTTAATCAGTTTTAACCCTATTGACTTTAATGTTACCCATCATAAAATAGAACCTACGATTGAAAAATTTACGGACCAAAATTCTCTGCTGACTACCGTCAAACTAGGCAATGTTACTGATAATGGCCTGCTCGCCATGAAATTTTGGAAGGGAGACCACTATGCTATGGTTTTAGATACCAATGGTGGTGAGGTTTTATGGCATTCACCACCTAGCAACCACTATGCTCCCACGGTCTCCAATGATGGAGAGTATATTGCGGTGGACCTTGGTGTACCCTATGCCAATTACGAGGGGTGGATATTAAAACTCAAAGATGGTCATTATCATCCTATGGGTAAAATTGACGGGGGAGACCATGCCTTTCTACCTGGTGGAAAGGAGGTAATGTCAATTACTAGGCAAAGCGAACTGACACACTATACTGATGGAGATTATATAAGAGTCTATAACTTGATGTCCCCCCCACAGGACACCAATAGCACGTTTAATAGATTAAGGGATTTTTCCATTCCCTATAAATCAGGCTTGAATAAAATGGACTATGATCCCATCACAAATTTAATAGGATTTACTTATTCTGATAATATAGACTTGTTTGACTTAAACACCATGCAATTCGAGCAATCTTTTAGTGGACCATTACTCCAATATTCAAACGGCCACCTTTTAAATAAGGCTGGTTTTATCAAAACTGCACCATGAAAGTATTTGTTTTCGTCCCTTTATTACTTTTATTCTCTTTAAGCTATGCTCAAGAAAGTAACACACTAATGTTTCGGGTAGGAATGGGAACCTATTCAATGAAATCTCAAAAGTTATTCCAGCAAGATTTCATGAAAAACTCACCAATTCCATATGCTAAGACACATACGTTTCCACCCTTCGCTACATTTGGTAGTGCTTTGGGCTTTAACGTTTCAAAGCATGCATCTATCGGACTCTGGGTAGAATACACTTCAACTGGTGGTCGTTTGCACTATCAGGATTACTCTGGTCATGCTTTGATGGATCAGGTTTTGAAATCTTTTCAAATTGGTCCTTTTATGCAGTATAGAATCAACAAATCAGTAGAATGGCCCATATACTTAACCCTACATAGTTCTGTAGCATCTATAAGTGAGGAAATGACTTCTGAATTTGAAATAGAAGATAACTTTGAAAGTGAAAACTATAAATTAAAAGGAATAAATTATGGTCTTCGTCCAGGAATTATAATTGCTCATGAAGTGAAACCGTTTATTATCCAGTTTGGTTTAGGTGGAGAAATCCAATTTCATGGTGACATGAAAGTCGTTTCGGATAATGATATCACTTTTAGGACATCAGATGGGAACAACTTAGCCTCCCAATGGGACGGTTTAAGAATGACATTGGGTATAGGTTTTAAACTGTAGTAAAATTAATTTCCAGATGGACTTAATGATTTATCCTTATGCAGTGTTGTCTTCATTGCTTACTCCACGAACGATTTTTACTTTAATTGGAATTTTCCTAATTGGTTGTACTTCGAAGAAGTCCCATGAACTGGAAGTGATTAATGCTACATTTATGGATATGGTAGGGACTTACTACTACAACGAACCGCAACCACCACCGCCATATAAGCCAATTCATCCGGACTCTATATACAACGAGATTGAAGGCGAATTGGAACTAACTATTGAACTGGACGGAGTTGAATACGAACCCAAGGATAGTTTGACTAGGGCAAAAGAATGGAAACTACAACGTGACAGTTTATTGGACGAATTTCACAATTTCGATTGGGCCCAATACGACCAAGACTCAATGGAATGGCATGAACTTCTTAACAAACCCAAGAGAGATAAACGTAATATTATCTTACAAATTAATGAATCGTTGATTGTGCCTCGATTTGATTTTCTTGACTTGTCTTATGAACTAACTAAAGAAGGATTTAAAACGAACTTTCAACTTGATGATTCCTGGAGGACTTTGACAAGTAAGTTACTTGAATCCAAATTGAACAAGGAACCTTTTAATTTTCAAGTACTTTCTAATATTGGGGATTACGAACTTAGACCTGTCAATTTTGAACCATCTGAACAGGATCGTGTTGTCGCAACTCTAACATTTTCAAGGGTCGTTTTCAATCAAGGCAAGAATCAGGCTTGTTATTATTACAAGGAATATTGTGGGCGTAATTGTGGATACGGCTATCTGGTCTTTGTTGAACGAATTAATGGAGAATGGAAACTGAAAGCAAAGAGACAACTTTGGATTTCTTGAAATTAAAACTGAAGGTAATCGTGTAGACGGTCTCGCCAATCGGTAAGTTGACGAGGTGCGCCTCTCACACCACCTTATCCCGATTTTCGGGTGAGACAAATCGATAAATTCAGAAATGCATATAAGGGTTTGAGGCTGGAAACAGCCCGTATTTAATTTGTTTTTATTACGCTAGTCAGAAATGAAAAATAATTACTTAAAGATTGATTCCAATGATTTAAATGTTGAATTAACTTTTGTACCCCGTCCACCAGTAGCAATAAAGTTGGTTTTGGTGTTTATTTGCTTAATTGTGATTACTGGGCCATTACTTATAATTTCTCAAGCAGAAGAAAGAGAACAGGGACTAATTTTCTTGGGTGCTTTGGTTTTTTATTCGGTGATGTGTTTTGTATTAGGCAGATACACCCTTTAGAATTTGTTTGGTGAGGAAAGACTGATTGTAAGTACAAAAGCAATAAATTATCAGCATCATTACGGTTTTTTTAATACACCATGGAAACCGGAGAAGTTTAATAAAATCTATCTGGCATTTAGGAAAACTCACGAAATTGAAAATCAAACCTATGGAAGAGTTGATTTTGTAACTGATGATGAAAATGGAGTACATACGATGCTATACACTACTTCAATTGTAGTGAGCGAGGAAGAAATCAATAAGACAATTGATAAGATTGATTATCTTTTCGTGCAGGAAAATTTAAGCACATTTGGACTGATTCATGAAAATTAAAGTCTGCACACACTAACTAAGCAGTCTGACGGCTGCAACAGCCCGGTCTGAATACAGTGTTGAACGAATTGATGCAGCGTATGGCATGATCTTAGAGAAAGCCTTTTCCCCATTTTATATTTGGAGTTTTGGGCTCAAAAAATACAGTTCTTGTGCAGCCCTAAGAATGGAATGAAAACCATGAAAAAGTGTTTATATTCTCCAAAACAATCCAGAATTCGTACACCTCGTACGGCTCGTACCCCTCGTACCGTACGAATTTTACGAGGGGTAAATAATATTCCAAAACATGCAAAGGAATTCAATCCTAAATCAAAGGTTCGTTTTCTGAAATTTGTCCATCTTCATGTAGGTCGATTTTCTGCTTTTTACATCAAAAGGAAAAAAGACCATTCAAAAATTCGAATTGAAAAACTGGCTTATCTGGCAATATGAGCCGATTTTGAATAATGAGATTCAAATAAATTCAGCGCTATAAAACCAAAATGAACCTGTCCCCCTATTTGTCCCCCTTTTTTCATAACACACTGTTTACCAGTATTTTTAAATAGCCCTGTTCCCGCTACTAAACAATTAGTTGATCATTCATGGTCAACTTTTTGTGTTTTATAGGGTTTGTGGTGCAGTTTATAAACCTCATTTGATTCAAATCAATTCCAATTGGTTCCAAATGACTCAAATTTGTCCCCCTTTTCACCTGTATTCCAAATCAATTTGAATAGAACAAGAATTTTAGCATGAGTTTTCAAATGATAATGTTCTATTATTTGTAAACTGCTATTTCAAGCCTAGTTTTTCTTTTTGGTCAACCATAAAAAGCGTTAGTCAAAAGCAAAAGAGGCAACCGTGCAACGAATAAGGATACTATTTGATGCAAGATGATCAACGATTAATTTTGATCAGCAACGAATAAAGTTTATATTCGTTGCAAACAGTGCATTGAATGAAAGCTTTTATACATCAAAAAGATAATTGGCCGGAATTTACCTGGAACAGTAATGACTTCCTGGACCTGTTAAGTGAGGCAAGAAATTTACAGGGTAGGCTTATTGGAAAAATGGAAACATTGGGTTTCGATTTGAGAAATGAGGCGCTACTTGATACATTGACCCTTGATGTATTAAAATCATCGGAGATAGAAGGCGAATTCCTTGACCCTGACCAAGTGCGTTCATCAATTGCACGTAGACTGGGTATGGAAGTAGCAGGAGCAGTGGATGCTGACAGAAGTGTTGAAGGAGTAGTAGAAATGATGCTTGACGCTACCCAAAGATGCTTTGACCCATTGACAGCTGACAGGCTTTTTGACTGGCATGCAGCTTTGTTTCCAACAGGAAGAAGTGGGATGTACAAAATTACCGTAGCAGATTGGAGAAAAGATACTACTGGGCCTATGCAGGTAGTATCCGGGGCAATGGGGAAAGAAAGGGTTCATTTTCAAGCGCCTGATTCCAACCTGGTTGAAAAAGAAATGACCCGATTTCTAGATTGGTTCAACAACAGTAAAATGGACTTGGTAATGAAAGCAGCAATCGCCCATTTATGGTTTGTAACCATCCACCCTTTTGAAGATGGAAATGGAAGGATAACAAGGGCATTGACGGATATGCTGTTGGCGCAAGCTGACAAAAGTAACCAACGTTTTTACAGTATGTCTGCCCAGGTTCGGTTGGAAAGAAAACAGTATTATGAGATATTGGAAAAAACGCAAAAGGGGAATTTGGATATAACTGATTGGATGGTTTGGTTTTTAAACTGTTTGATCAACGCTTTAAGGTCCACGGATTTAATACTTTCAAAAGTTCTGTTCAAAGCAGATTTTTGGCGGAAGCACATAGATACTGCAATAAATGACCGACAAAGAAAATTATTGAATAGGCTAATGGATGGTTTTGACGGGAAATTAACCTCCTCCAAATGGGCAAAGATCGCAAAGTGCTCTAAAGATACAGCAGTTAGGGATATTAACGACCTTATTGAGAAAGGAATCTTGCAAAAAGAAGCAGCAGGAGGAAGAAGCACCAATTACGAATTGATAGGAATGCCAGCTGGTAATTGAGTAGGCAAAGGGGGATCCCACCCCTAAACGGGAGTGTTATCTCAACTCTGTCCTTTCCCTTCCCGGGGGCTAGCCCCCGGGAAGGGAAAAAATTCTCACTAAATAATTAGGTTTCCGTATTGATGTCCAACCGGAGCCTCCCCTCAAATTTAATGGCCAACTGCTGGACTGTCAAGCTCCAGTTCTGTAAAGGGGTCGTCCATTTTTTCTCGATCCGCTGCGTGGCCAGATAGACCAGCTTTAGAAGTGCCATGTCACTGGTAAATGCCCCTTTGGTCTTGGTCACCTTTCTTACCTGCCGATGGAAGCCTTCCACCGCATTGGTGGTATAGATCAGCTTCCTGATGGGCGGTGTATAGGCAAAGAAGGCACTCAGCCTCTCCCAGTTGTCGTTCCAGGAACGGATCACTATGGGGTATTTCTTCCCCCACTTTTCTTCCAGTTCCAACAATGCCGATTCGGCCAGGTCCTTTGTCTCGGCCTTATAGATCTTCTTCAGGTCACCGGCAAACTCCTTTTGGTTTTTGCTGGCCACGTACTTCAGGCTGTTCCGGATCTGGTGGACCACGCAGAGCTGGATCTCTGTTTTCGGGAAAATCGACCCGATCGCCTCGGGAAAGCCCTTAAGGTTATCGGTACAGGCGATCAGGATATCCTGTACTCCACGGTGCTGTAGATCGCTGAGTACCTGTAGCCAGAAGTTCGCCCCCTCGCTTTCGGAAAGGTACATGCCCAGTACCTCCTTCTTCCCCTCACGGTTGATCCCTAATACATTGTATAGGGCCTTATGGCGTACCTTCCCTTCCTCACGTACCTTGAAGTGCATGGCATCAAGCCATACAATGCAATAGACCTCTTCCAACGGCCTGTTCTGCCACTCCTTGACTTTCGGGACGACACGGTCGGTAATATCGCTTATCACCTGCGTGGAGACCTCCGTATCGTACATTTCCTTGATGTACCCGGAGATGTCACGTAAGCTACTGCCAAGCCCGTACATCCCTATGATCTGCTTCTCAAGGTTATCGGCAAGGATACGCTGGCGCTTCTCGACGATTTTAGGTTCAAAGCTGCTGTGACGGTCCTGGGGCGTCTCGATCTCCACTTCTCCCAAGTTGCTCTTCACACGCTTGCTGCCCTTGCCGTTACGTTTGTTGCCTGCACTGTGGCCTGCATCTTCATCCCGAAGGTGCTCGTCCATCTCAGCCTGGAGGGCTTCCTCCAAAAACTCCTTCAACATCGGAGACAGCGCACCGTTCTTGCCGAACAGGGACTCTCCTGATAAAAACTGGTCAAGTACTTTCTTCTTAAATGCTGATTCTTGTTCTTCGCTCATAACACTCTATCTTATAAACTTTAATTGATTTTCAAAGTCTCAGACAGAGTTTAGATTACAGTCTCCCCTAAACCTCACATAGGACTATTTCCTGCAAGTATGTTTGACAGGCTGTGAACCTCTTGGTTCATAGGGTGCATATTATGCAGTCGGTTAATAGTCCAACAGGGTAGAATACTTTTTTACGAATGGAGTTAAAAGCATGAACAAGCGTTTAAAATTTCTTTAAAGCATTGCAGGAACCATACCCCTCGTGCCGTGCGAAAAATAGTAGACGGAAAAATGCACACACTGTGTGCACAATTCAATTCCTGATGTCTCTTGAAGCAAGTGACACAGAGTGGCTAAGATGAGTTTCTATTTTGAAAACTCTTCAATATTTTTAAGCGTCCATTGATCAATAAGCTTTGAGAAACATTGTAGCAATCAAAAACCTGACAGTGTTTTACCAAATCCAGATTCATAAACAAGTATTGAAGCCTGTGTTGCGGTTACCAAAAAACTCAAGTGAAAAAGTTACTCTCGTTATGAACTGAAGGCTTCCCTTTCTGCAGTCATGGAACCATTCCCTATTCGGATGAGGCGCCATGGTTCGAAAGCCAGGCTTGATACCCACCAACCGTTCAGGCTCATTACGCGATTACATTTTATTTCAAATTACTGCACTACAACGTACCAATCAATATAATTTAACTTTTTTTAAAAACCGTTAGTCAGGACCATAAGAAGGGTGCAACGAATAAGAATACTTTTTAACTCAAAATAAGCAGCGATTAGGTTTTGTTTGCACCTGCTATTGTATGTAGCAATTATGCATAAGCATTCCATAGATTGGAAAATCTAGATGGTAGTTCGCTTTCTTTCCATTTGGCACCATCTATTTTAATTTCTTCTTCGGTTGTCAGTGGTAATAACTCATTTGTTTTATCATAATATACTTCTGCGATTATGTCAGAGTGTATTAATTCGGTCAATTCTATGATTTCTTTTTTTAAGATAAAGTTTACATCTAATATTGAATTATTATAAAAGACTTCCCCTTTTGAAATTAGCCATGAAACTAATATTGCGACAGTTTCAATATTGCTAGATTTAAGGATTATAAATGAAGCTCCAACAACATCCCAGTTTATACCATCCCTGATTAACTGGTTGAATAAGTTGTCTAATTCGATTAATTGGTCTGGCGTTAGTTTTATTAAATAGTCCTTAAAAAGACCAAGTTGATTTTTATAGCTACCACTACTTCGTTGATCAAGGTCTTCGATTAGTCCCCAGAACTTTTCTTTGTCAAACAATTGATAGTTTTCTCTTGTTTTTCTGTTCTCCAATAGTTTTTTCAGGTCACTTTTTCTTCTTTGATCATAGTATTCGTCAGCCTCTTTGTCTTCCTTCTGTCTTTTTACAAATTGATAGACTCCACTGCAAATTATGATGGCCCAAATTATGTACGTAAAATCTGA
It encodes:
- a CDS encoding DUF6088 family protein, with translation MESVQKQIERYIKQKPLGSIFFPDDFSAFGSSDAVRKALERLVDKEVVFRIAQGIYTRPKKSKLIGEVMPSAEEVAKAIIKRDKVRAVPTGSYALNALGLSTQIPMRIVLLTDGSPREIKIGKRTIKFKKTTPKNLLAKGKISRLVIQALKEIGNGQVTESEEAKIIKLLKEEDQKDLIYDIGLAPVWIQKIMKKAL
- a CDS encoding nucleotidyl transferase AbiEii/AbiGii toxin family protein → MQEGNFYTLEPSERILIFQDISNRTGMPAFAVEKDWWVTQALSIIFEMEVGQSLVFKGGTSLSKAWKLIQRFSEDVDLAIDRTFLGFEGDLSKNQRTKLRKQAGIYTTGPFCKELEARFIAKGFQNVSFEVIPAEDSDQDPRIILIHYPNLFDTPDYLLPRVQIEVGCRSLREPYTIQRFGSLVDELYEGKEFTVPLIKVPTVNPERTFLEKLFLLHEEFHRPIGKMRVDRLSRHLYDVHQLANSEVAERAIQDKALYETIVNHRYTFSKVGGIDYNRHKPKALDPMPIPGLIEPWKADYQKMREQMIYEENPPTFDELLGNLIKLKARLSKLDWEFSLEFPEK
- a CDS encoding Fic family protein encodes the protein MKAFIHQKDNWPEFTWNSNDFLDLLSEARNLQGRLIGKMETLGFDLRNEALLDTLTLDVLKSSEIEGEFLDPDQVRSSIARRLGMEVAGAVDADRSVEGVVEMMLDATQRCFDPLTADRLFDWHAALFPTGRSGMYKITVADWRKDTTGPMQVVSGAMGKERVHFQAPDSNLVEKEMTRFLDWFNNSKMDLVMKAAIAHLWFVTIHPFEDGNGRITRALTDMLLAQADKSNQRFYSMSAQVRLERKQYYEILEKTQKGNLDITDWMVWFLNCLINALRSTDLILSKVLFKADFWRKHIDTAINDRQRKLLNRLMDGFDGKLTSSKWAKIAKCSKDTAVRDINDLIEKGILQKEAAGGRSTNYELIGMPAGN
- a CDS encoding IS256 family transposase, which produces MSEEQESAFKKKVLDQFLSGESLFGKNGALSPMLKEFLEEALQAEMDEHLRDEDAGHSAGNKRNGKGSKRVKSNLGEVEIETPQDRHSSFEPKIVEKRQRILADNLEKQIIGMYGLGSSLRDISGYIKEMYDTEVSTQVISDITDRVVPKVKEWQNRPLEEVYCIVWLDAMHFKVREEGKVRHKALYNVLGINREGKKEVLGMYLSESEGANFWLQVLSDLQHRGVQDILIACTDNLKGFPEAIGSIFPKTEIQLCVVHQIRNSLKYVASKNQKEFAGDLKKIYKAETKDLAESALLELEEKWGKKYPIVIRSWNDNWERLSAFFAYTPPIRKLIYTTNAVEGFHRQVRKVTKTKGAFTSDMALLKLVYLATQRIEKKWTTPLQNWSLTVQQLAIKFEGRLRLDINTET
- a CDS encoding DUF4240 domain-containing protein, with product MKKKISNEIAEVTSNKKYKMSDFTYIIWAIIICSGVYQFVKRQKEDKEADEYYDQRRKSDLKKLLENRKTRENYQLFDKEKFWGLIEDLDQRSSGSYKNQLGLFKDYLIKLTPDQLIELDNLFNQLIRDGINWDVVGASFIILKSSNIETVAILVSWLISKGEVFYNNSILDVNFILKKEIIELTELIHSDIIAEVYYDKTNELLPLTTEEEIKIDGAKWKESELPSRFSNLWNAYA